In Ignavibacteria bacterium, the sequence TTCAGTTGTTGTTCTTTCGTCTTCCCATACCACATGGATTGTTGAACCAGAAACACAAATTGCTGGATTATTTGAATAATACTTGTCATTTGTAATCATTATAGGCTTTTCCCAACTCAAACCTTCATCTTTAGAATTCGCATAGAATATTTCATGGCTTTCCTTTGACCCAAATTTTTCTTTGACACCAGTCCAAATAACATGTAAATCATTTACATTACCAACTATTCTACATGGGTTATGCCCATAGGCATCTTGACGTACAGGAAAATCATTTTCATTTAATTTAAATTCCGTAGTTGTTTGAGCATATAAAACGGATAAACCTAAAACTGTTAATAAAATTATTTTTTTCAAATTTTGCCCCCACTATTTTACCAATATCATTTTCTTAGTTTCCGAAAAATCACCTGCGGTTATTTTATAATAATACACTCCGCTTGGGGAATTTGTCCCGTTCCAGTCAGCTTTATATGTGCCGGGTGATAATTCCTGGTTCACAATTACTGCAATTTCCTGCCCGATAGAATTAAATACTGCCAGCTTAACCAATCCCTTTTCTTTAACATCAAAATTAATATTTGTAACTGGGTTAAAGGGGTTTGGGTAGTTCTGTGAAAGTGAAAATTGTTTTGGAATCTCGGTTGATATTGGCTGAATACCGATTAGCTCGGAAAGTGGTCTGCGGTAAACTGCGCCGGTTTGGTAAACCATAGCAAATGCATGAGTACTGTTACATACAATTTCATCAATACCAATGTTTGCAGGTAAACCTATCGAAACATCTGACCAGTTAGTCCCGTCATTTGTTGATAAATAAATCTTGCTACTATTGGTAGCAACAAAAATATTTGATTTAATCACCGATAAAGCCCACAAACTGGTATTGGTCCACGAAGGATTTAAGTTCTCCCAGGTTGTACCATTGTTACTGGAAGACCAAACACCGCCTTTGGTAGCGATATACAGCTTGTTATTCGCAAACCTTATTTCGTCAACATCTTTGGAATTTCCCGTTAAGTTTCCATTAATTCTTGTCCATGATGTTCCGCCTAAAAAAGAAACATAAATTCCCTCAAAGTCTGCCGCATATACATAATTGTTATCTATTGCTATACCGCCTTCGCCCCAAGGCTCGGTTCCACCATCCATAATTATCCAGTTTGCACCTAGATTGGTTGTATAATACACATAAGTGCCATTTGATGCCAATACATATTGATTGGACGCAGCAACAGAGTAAACTCTTGTAAAAGAAGCGCTATACTCCCTGATCCAATTCTCGCCGTGATTTAATGAAAAATATAATCCGCTGCCATCATTACCGCTCCACAATTTTCCTTCTGAATATGTAAAATCGTAAATTTTGCGGTAAGTATTAAATCCATTGTTAATTGTTATCCATGTATTACCGTTATTCGTAGTTTTATACGCTCCAAAATCTGTGCCTGCAAATACAGTATCTCCTACACAATAAAGAGTGTTTCCATATGCAGTGCCCGTACCGGCCGTTAACTGCCATTGCGAAAGCAGGCTTAAATTCAAAATGATTAGCGTGAAAATTGTTAAAGTTGTTTTCATTATTTATTTTCTCCTTAAGTTTGGTTTTTTATAAAATAAAACAGGGATAACCCCGCAGCATTGCTGCGGAGCTATCCCTCTAAACGCGTGAATGCAAATATAGTTATTAATGTTGTTAATTATCAATTTATTTATTGAATATTGATTTTAGAACTATGCATAATATTACCATTATTATCAAAGGCCTCAAGCGTACAATCAAATTTTGCGCTCTCTTTTCCTGTTTTAAACATGACACCGTGTAAACCTTTTGATATATCACCATCAACCAACATTGTTTTTGCGCCGGTTTGTAGATTGATTGCATATAGAATAGCGTAACAGTCATCATTCAAATTGAATTTGATATTAATGCATTCATTATTTGAATTTGCCTGAAATAATGCAAATCCCGGGCTGCCCGCAGATGAATTATTTGTGCTTTGAGCATTTGTTGAAAAGCAAGCAAAAAACAAAAAAGCTGTGAAAAGTGCGATTTTTGATATTGTTTTCATTTTGTTTGTTAGTTTATTTTTTATTAATTTAGTTTTAATATATTTTCCTATTCTGAACTGTTACAAATATATTCACCTGCTTTAAGTTGAACAAAGAGAAATTAATCCTGAATTCATCTCAGGAAAATTCTAAAATGTATTAAAAACAGCAAAAAAAAGAACATTTCTTAATAATTCTTTCATCTCAATTTATGCTGAAAAGTAATGCTTTAGAGATCATTAAGAGCCTCACAAAACAAGAAATTGCCGAATTCAGCGATTTTTTGATCTCTCCTTTCTTCAATAAAAAAAAGACTGTAATTAAATTATTCACTGAAACAATGAAGTATGCGCCGGATTTTACGGATAACAGCTTAGAAAAGGAAACGTTATGGTCAAAAATATACCCGGATAAAGAATTTAACTATGGGGTTATGAAAAACCTTATACATGACCTGACCAAACTTGCTGAAGAATATATTACACAAAAAGAGTATAGCTTAAAAGAACTGCTGCAATTTGAGCATCTTTATGCTTCGTTGAATAAAAGAAATTTAAGAAATGTTTGCCTTAAAAAAGAATCATTACTTAATAAAAATTTCAGAGATGATGTTTCTGACTTTACAAATACAAACTTTGATGAATTTTACGGCAGCTTAACAAAGATTTATGAAACAAAACTTTGGGATTCATCTTTTAATGATCAGCAGGAATATTTTAATGAAGAAATTAATTGCATGACAGATAATTTTGTAACGGGTATTTTAATTCATTTAATTAATGTTTATTATTTAGCGTTAGTAAGCTCGTATAATGATAAAGGTAAAGAGATTACCGGCAATACAGCCGGTATTATTCTAAAAAATATTTCCGATGATGCTATTGAGACTGTTATAAAAGAATTAGGTAACCGTTCAGAATTTAAAACAAAGTTAATTAAGGGTTATTTTCTGGCTCATAAAGCTAATACTAATTTAAATGAGTCCAGGTATTTTTTTGAATTTAAAAATTACTTTTTGAATAATTATCAAAACATGCCATATAATTATTTAAAAGATTTGGATACTTATTTACTTAATATTCTATCTTCACTTAAGGACTCCTCGGTTGATAAAAAGAGCGAATTCTATAGTTATCATCATTTCAGACATGCAAACAATCTGGTGCCGGAGCGAAATAATCAACTAAACAGTATTCAGTTCATACCCTGGATGTTTCTTTTTTTGGATGAAAACAGACCTGATGAACTTGAAGAATATATCAAAAGCTATAAAGATTATATTGTGGACGATGACAGAGAAGCTACTCATATTTTTGCAGAAGCGATGACGTTTTTTTTGAAGTCAGAGTTCGGGAAGTCATTATCGTTAATAAATACGATCAAATT encodes:
- a CDS encoding T9SS type A sorting domain-containing protein; translated protein: MKTTLTIFTLIILNLSLLSQWQLTAGTGTAYGNTLYCVGDTVFAGTDFGAYKTTNNGNTWITINNGFNTYRKIYDFTYSEGKLWSGNDGSGLYFSLNHGENWIREYSASFTRVYSVAASNQYVLASNGTYVYYTTNLGANWIIMDGGTEPWGEGGIAIDNNYVYAADFEGIYVSFLGGTSWTRINGNLTGNSKDVDEIRFANNKLYIATKGGVWSSSNNGTTWENLNPSWTNTSLWALSVIKSNIFVATNSSKIYLSTNDGTNWSDVSIGLPANIGIDEIVCNSTHAFAMVYQTGAVYRRPLSELIGIQPISTEIPKQFSLSQNYPNPFNPVTNINFDVKEKGLVKLAVFNSIGQEIAVIVNQELSPGTYKADWNGTNSPSGVYYYKITAGDFSETKKMILVK